A genomic window from Glycine soja cultivar W05 chromosome 10, ASM419377v2, whole genome shotgun sequence includes:
- the LOC114370351 gene encoding vacuolar iron transporter homolog 4-like: protein MALDHSSLNQPKFVHPNNDLEQQEALEVETKDFDYSKRSQWLRAAVLGANDGLVSTASLMMGVGAVKQDIKVMILTGFAGLVAGACSMAIGEFVSVYSQLDIEVAQMKREKERDSIDQDQEDDDGDEKEKLPNPMHAAAASALAFSVGAMVPLLAASFIRDYKVRLGVVLGAVSLALVVFGWLGAVLGKAPTFRSIVRVLLGGWLAMAITFGLTKLIGSSGL, encoded by the coding sequence ATGGCATTAGATCACTCATCCCTCAACCAACCCAAATTTGTCCATCCAAACAATGACCTTGAGCAACAAGAAGCCCTAGAGGTTGAAACGAAGGACTTTGACTACTCAAAGCGATCTCAATGGCTACGTGCTGCTGTTTTAGGAGCCAATGATGGGTTGGTCTCAACAGCATCACTAATGATGGGTGTGGGAGCAGTGAAGCAAGACATCAAAGTTATGATCCTAACAGGGTTTGCAGGGCTAGTTGCTGGGGCATGCAGCATGGCCATAGGTGAGTTTGTGTCGGTGTATTCGCAATTGGACATAGAAGTTGCTcaaatgaaaagagagaaagaaagggaCAGTATAGATCAAGAtcaggaagatgatgatggtgatgagAAAGAGAAATTGCCAAACCCTATGCATGCTGCAGCAGCATCAGCTCTTGCATTTTCAGTTGGTGCAATGGTGCCTCTCCTTGCAGCCTCTTTCATAAGGGACTATAAGGTGAGGCTAGGTGTGGTTTTGGGAGCAGTGAGTTTAGCTCTTGTGGTGTTTGGTTGGTTGGGGGCAGTGTTGGGTAAGGCTCCAACATTTAGGTCTATTGTGAGAGTCTTGCTTGGGGGTTGGCTAGCCATGGCTATTACTTTTGGGCTAACCAAGTTAATTGGGTCAAGTGGTCTTTAG